In the Acidobacteriota bacterium genome, one interval contains:
- a CDS encoding TonB-dependent receptor — MRIQWKALVCAAALAVFVGAPAWAQGTEGKIAGTVRDTTGAALPGASVTATNPAGGAARSATTANDGSYSLALPPGKYTVAVVLSGFRRATQAIEVTSGGSHQVDFSLEVSLSEQVSVTAMKREEAILNVPFSVAAPTEEMLRSRGVVDMEGLAANVGGFTVQNLGPGQSQVAMRGVSAGQIVRDQPGVKEQVGVYLDESTISMSLFTPDIDLFDTSRVEVLRGPQGTLFGSGSLSGTVRYITNQPEMNVRKGFVELGGNVIGGGSAGGSAKLGFNVPVGEKASLRVASYYNRVAGYIDAGASCTSA; from the coding sequence ATGAGGATTCAGTGGAAGGCGCTTGTTTGCGCCGCGGCGCTCGCCGTGTTCGTCGGCGCGCCGGCATGGGCCCAGGGGACCGAAGGCAAGATTGCAGGCACCGTCCGCGACACGACGGGCGCCGCTCTTCCGGGCGCGTCGGTGACGGCCACCAACCCGGCGGGCGGCGCGGCGCGCTCGGCGACAACGGCCAACGACGGGAGTTACTCGCTGGCATTACCGCCCGGCAAGTACACCGTGGCCGTGGTACTGTCCGGCTTCCGCAGGGCCACTCAGGCCATCGAGGTCACAAGCGGCGGCTCACACCAGGTCGATTTCTCGCTGGAAGTGAGCCTCAGCGAGCAGGTGAGCGTGACGGCGATGAAGCGCGAGGAGGCGATCCTCAACGTGCCCTTTTCGGTCGCGGCGCCCACCGAAGAGATGCTGCGCTCGCGCGGCGTGGTGGACATGGAGGGGCTCGCCGCAAATGTGGGCGGGTTCACCGTTCAGAATCTCGGGCCCGGCCAGAGCCAGGTCGCCATGCGCGGCGTGTCGGCCGGCCAGATCGTGCGCGATCAGCCGGGCGTGAAGGAGCAGGTGGGCGTGTACCTGGACGAGTCCACGATCTCCATGTCGCTGTTCACGCCGGACATCGATCTGTTCGACACGAGCCGCGTGGAGGTGCTGCGCGGCCCGCAAGGCACGCTGTTCGGATCCGGGTCGCTCTCCGGGACGGTGCGCTACATCACGAACCAGCCTGAGATGAATGTCCGCAAGGGCTTCGTCGAGCTGGGAGGCAACGTGATCGGCGGCGGGAGCGCGGGCGGGAGCGCCAAGCTGGGATTCAACGTCCCGGTCGGCGAGAAAGCGTCGCTGCGCGTCGCGTCGTACTACAACCGGGTCGCCGGCTACATCGACGCCGGCGCATCGTGTACCAGCGCGTGA
- a CDS encoding amylo-alpha-1,6-glucosidase encodes MQDIISASNEYRIVATAARGTEPTRVLKEGDTFAVFDEHGDLRPAGLGEQGLYHLGTRHLAHFGLQLFGHRPLLLSSTVRQDNDLLATDATNPDLVSAIGTAIPRDLVHVFRATFLWRGVCYQRLRLTSYADVRVEVPLSILFDADFADIFEVRGTTRPRRGRLRAPLVARDRVVIAYEGLDRAERRTEIHFDPAPEAIDGSSASFLFRLAPRQEVDVRIAIACDGEGERAEPLADDVALERVCHRSAGTRARQARLQSSNAQFDAWVRRSAADLAMMTTDTPAGPYPYAGVPWFSTVFGRDGIIAALQLLWIDPSLARGVLQFLADAQARESDPARDAEPGKILHEMRRGEMAALGEIPFGRYYGTVDATPLFIVLAGEYFERTADEEFIEALWPAIDRALGWVDTWGDPDQDGFVEYQRRSATGLVQQGWKDSQDSVFHADGTLAEAPIALCEVQAYVYRARLAAADIAACIGDPARAATLRAQADALRQKFEASFWLDDFSTYALALDGHKEPCRIVSSNAGQCLFTGICAPERAARVADRLLKDDAFSGWGIRTVASGQARYNPMSYHNGSVWPHDNALVALGMARCGLTSHAATVLHALFDASQAVEVYRLPELFCGFHRRPGEGPTRYPVACAPQAWASGAVFMLLQATMGLAIDARRRQIRFAHGQLPDCVPWLRIENLAVDDANVALHVERRGAGLDVSVLRREGDVEIVVLK; translated from the coding sequence ATGCAGGACATCATTTCCGCCAGCAACGAGTACCGGATCGTCGCCACCGCCGCGCGCGGCACCGAGCCGACCCGCGTGCTCAAGGAAGGGGACACGTTCGCCGTGTTCGACGAGCACGGCGATCTGCGGCCCGCCGGCCTCGGCGAGCAGGGGCTCTACCATCTCGGCACGCGGCATCTCGCGCACTTCGGGCTGCAGCTCTTCGGCCATCGCCCGCTGCTGCTCAGTTCGACCGTCCGGCAGGACAACGACCTGCTGGCGACCGACGCCACCAACCCGGACCTCGTGAGCGCGATCGGCACGGCGATCCCGCGCGACCTGGTCCACGTCTTTCGCGCGACGTTTCTCTGGCGCGGCGTCTGCTACCAGCGGCTGCGGCTCACGAGCTATGCCGACGTGCGGGTGGAGGTGCCGCTCTCGATCCTCTTCGATGCCGACTTCGCGGACATCTTCGAGGTGCGCGGCACCACGCGGCCGCGCCGCGGCCGGCTGCGCGCCCCGCTTGTTGCCCGCGACCGCGTCGTCATTGCGTACGAGGGGCTGGATCGTGCCGAGCGGCGCACGGAAATCCATTTCGATCCGGCCCCGGAAGCGATCGACGGAAGCTCCGCGAGCTTTCTCTTCAGGCTCGCGCCGCGCCAGGAGGTCGACGTCCGGATCGCGATCGCGTGCGACGGGGAGGGAGAGCGCGCCGAGCCGCTCGCCGACGACGTCGCGCTCGAGCGCGTCTGCCACCGCTCCGCCGGGACGCGCGCGCGCCAGGCGCGCCTCCAGTCGTCGAACGCGCAGTTCGACGCGTGGGTGCGCCGCTCCGCGGCGGACCTCGCGATGATGACCACCGACACCCCCGCCGGGCCGTATCCGTACGCCGGCGTCCCGTGGTTCAGTACCGTGTTCGGGCGCGACGGCATCATCGCCGCGCTCCAGCTCCTGTGGATCGATCCGTCGCTCGCGCGGGGCGTGCTTCAGTTCCTTGCCGACGCGCAGGCGCGCGAGAGCGACCCGGCGCGCGACGCCGAGCCCGGCAAGATCCTGCACGAGATGCGCCGCGGCGAGATGGCCGCACTCGGCGAGATCCCCTTCGGCCGCTACTACGGCACCGTCGACGCCACGCCCCTCTTCATCGTCCTTGCGGGGGAGTATTTCGAGCGCACCGCGGACGAGGAGTTCATCGAGGCGCTCTGGCCGGCGATCGATCGCGCGCTCGGATGGGTTGACACGTGGGGCGATCCCGACCAGGACGGCTTCGTCGAATACCAGCGCCGGAGCGCCACCGGGCTCGTGCAGCAGGGATGGAAGGACTCGCAGGACTCGGTGTTTCACGCCGACGGGACGCTGGCCGAGGCGCCCATCGCGCTCTGCGAGGTGCAGGCGTACGTCTACCGCGCGCGTCTGGCCGCGGCAGACATCGCGGCGTGCATCGGCGATCCGGCGCGCGCCGCGACCCTGCGCGCGCAGGCCGACGCGCTGCGGCAGAAGTTCGAGGCGTCGTTCTGGCTCGACGACTTCTCGACCTATGCCCTCGCGCTCGATGGCCACAAGGAGCCCTGCCGCATCGTGTCGTCGAACGCGGGGCAATGTCTCTTCACCGGCATCTGCGCGCCCGAGCGTGCCGCGCGCGTGGCCGATCGGCTCCTCAAAGACGATGCGTTTTCGGGGTGGGGGATACGGACCGTGGCGTCGGGACAGGCGCGCTACAACCCGATGTCGTACCACAACGGATCCGTCTGGCCGCACGACAACGCGCTCGTCGCGCTTGGCATGGCGCGCTGCGGCCTCACGAGCCACGCCGCCACGGTGCTGCACGCGTTGTTCGACGCGAGCCAGGCAGTGGAGGTCTATCGCCTGCCCGAGTTGTTCTGCGGCTTCCATCGCCGTCCGGGCGAAGGACCCACGCGGTACCCGGTGGCCTGCGCGCCGCAGGCCTGGGCCTCCGGCGCCGTCTTCATGCTCCTGCAGGCCACCATGGGCCTGGCGATCGACGCGCGCCGCCGCCAGATCCGTTTCGCGCACGGCCAGCTCCCCGACTGCGTCCCCTGGCTGCGCATCGAGAATCTCGCGGTGGACGACGCGAATGTGGCCTTGCACGTCGAGCGCCGAGGCGCCGGTCTGGACGTGAGCGTCCTGCGCCGCGAAGGCGATGTGGAGATCGTCGTCCTGAAGTAG
- a CDS encoding HXXEE domain-containing protein: protein MRWHYRDPPLVWLFVVAYAMHLAEEFFGGFPEWFAFIAGERLPRDAFVIINLTALAVMAAAAHAATRRESLGWLAIAIATVVSVNGLAHLLGSLVSAGYSPVLVTGVVLYLPLGMLALLRAWHHVAPAFFWRGVVAGLAAHAVVVLIALSTAITAP, encoded by the coding sequence GTGCGCTGGCACTACCGCGACCCGCCGCTCGTCTGGCTCTTCGTCGTCGCCTATGCCATGCATCTTGCGGAGGAGTTCTTCGGCGGATTTCCGGAGTGGTTTGCGTTCATTGCCGGCGAGAGGCTTCCGCGGGACGCGTTCGTCATCATTAACTTGACCGCGCTTGCGGTGATGGCCGCTGCCGCGCACGCGGCGACCCGTCGCGAGTCGCTCGGCTGGCTGGCGATCGCGATCGCGACTGTTGTTTCTGTGAACGGCCTTGCGCATCTACTCGGCAGCCTCGTGTCTGCGGGCTACTCGCCCGTGCTGGTGACGGGCGTGGTGCTGTACCTGCCGCTCGGTATGCTTGCTCTGCTCCGCGCCTGGCACCACGTCGCGCCGGCCTTCTTCTGGCGCGGCGTCGTAGCCGGCCTCGCCGCGCACGCGGTAGTGGTTCTGATCGCGCTAAGCACGGCCATCACAGCACCCTGA
- a CDS encoding glycosyltransferase family 4 protein → MRIAQVSPLYESVPPQSYGGTERVVSYLTEELVGQRHDVTLFASGDSLTRAQLVPVVDRSLRWSRCADPLAHHILMLEAVARRADEFDVIHFHIDYLHFPLSRRLGTRQLTTLHGRLDLPDLVPIYREFADMPVVSISGAQRRPLPWINWVGTVHHGLPPGLYTFHQSARERDEYLVFLGRISPEKRLDRAIRTAERAGMPLKIAAKIDKADAEYFNDVIRPLLRSPLVEYLGEVNDRDKNDLLGGARALLFPIDWPEPFGLAMIESLACGTPVIATPRGSVPEIVEHGITGFIVENLEEAARAVERAGSLSRRACREAFERRFNAARMAREYVALYEQIVAARGPGLSVIGAEAAEAI, encoded by the coding sequence ATGCGAATCGCTCAGGTTTCCCCGCTCTATGAAAGCGTGCCGCCGCAGTCTTACGGCGGCACGGAGCGGGTTGTCTCATATCTGACGGAGGAACTCGTTGGTCAGCGGCATGACGTCACGTTGTTCGCGAGTGGCGACTCGCTGACACGCGCCCAGCTCGTGCCGGTGGTGGACCGCTCGTTGAGATGGTCGAGGTGCGCCGATCCGCTCGCGCATCATATTTTGATGCTCGAAGCGGTCGCGCGGCGTGCGGACGAGTTCGATGTCATTCACTTTCACATCGATTACCTCCACTTCCCGCTCTCGCGGCGCCTGGGCACGCGGCAGCTCACCACGCTCCACGGGCGTCTCGACCTGCCGGACCTGGTGCCGATCTATCGCGAGTTTGCGGACATGCCGGTCGTGTCGATCTCCGGCGCGCAGCGCAGGCCGCTCCCGTGGATCAACTGGGTCGGGACCGTCCACCACGGCCTTCCGCCCGGGCTGTACACGTTCCACCAGTCGGCCCGCGAACGCGATGAGTACCTCGTGTTCCTCGGGCGCATCTCGCCGGAGAAGCGGCTGGATCGCGCGATCAGAACGGCGGAGCGAGCCGGCATGCCGCTGAAGATTGCGGCGAAGATCGACAAGGCCGACGCCGAGTACTTCAACGACGTGATCAGGCCGCTGCTGCGCAGCCCGCTCGTCGAGTATCTCGGCGAGGTGAACGACAGGGACAAGAACGATCTGCTCGGCGGCGCGCGCGCGCTCCTCTTTCCGATCGACTGGCCGGAGCCGTTCGGCCTGGCGATGATCGAGTCGCTGGCGTGCGGCACGCCCGTCATTGCCACGCCCCGCGGCTCCGTTCCCGAGATCGTCGAGCACGGCATCACCGGCTTCATCGTGGAGAACCTCGAGGAGGCCGCCCGGGCCGTCGAGCGCGCCGGGTCGCTCAGCCGGCGCGCGTGCCGCGAGGCGTTCGAACGGCGCTTCAACGCCGCCCGCATGGCGCGTGAGTACGTTGCGCTCTACGAGCAGATTGTGGCGGCGCGCGGGCCTGGCCTGTCGGTGATTGGCGCCGAGGCCGCCGAAGCGATCTGA
- a CDS encoding TonB-dependent receptor: MYQRVKMDGWNRIDAFNILANPFTTTRPAVTLGEREQFTQLQEDFTDDFVLGDLNLSYRFGTVALTSITSYIFRDVSVVRDATALTASITGGSIGLPERAYSLDAALIDTTEATSWTQEIRFAGTNARFPWVAGAFFSRGDRDYAQDLPVHGFQDVSGIPTAGLRAPKDSLFWSDLAYTLNQFALFGEGTFAVTPQFSLTGGLRYYHFSEDKEQIFDGIFGNDNNGVSLVSQPGSTDANGVAPRIIASYKVTEDANLNAQVSRGFRLGGINDPLNVPLCTPADLVTFGGRETWKDETAWNYEVGYKSRVLNGNGSFNVSAFYMDIRDLQATVTAGSCSSRVVFNVPKARSVGTEVEFEIAPTRNFDFAFSASFNDAELRSTLTSTDPSGAVSVVSGIEEGRRLPTVPKVQVAAAATYQFEVRPGSMAYLTGTYQHIGSRFTQVGDEELGRLDLLSFGRNTLGAPLTASVFSYDPELPAYDILNLRVGLRRQGWDVSAYVNNVTDERALLSFDRERGTRARIGYLTNQPRTFGVTTRFDF, translated from the coding sequence GTGTACCAGCGCGTGAAGATGGACGGGTGGAACCGCATCGACGCGTTCAACATCCTCGCGAACCCGTTCACGACCACGCGGCCGGCGGTGACGCTCGGCGAGCGCGAGCAGTTTACGCAGCTCCAGGAAGACTTCACGGACGACTTCGTGCTGGGCGATCTGAACCTCAGTTACCGCTTCGGCACGGTGGCGCTGACCTCGATCACGTCGTACATCTTCCGCGACGTCTCGGTGGTGCGTGACGCGACGGCGCTGACGGCGAGCATCACCGGCGGCAGCATCGGGCTGCCGGAACGCGCGTACTCGCTCGACGCGGCGCTCATCGACACGACCGAAGCCACCTCGTGGACGCAGGAGATCCGGTTCGCCGGCACGAACGCGCGCTTCCCGTGGGTGGCGGGGGCCTTCTTCTCGCGCGGGGACCGCGACTACGCCCAGGACCTGCCGGTGCACGGGTTCCAGGACGTCTCCGGCATTCCCACCGCGGGGCTGCGCGCGCCGAAAGACAGCCTGTTCTGGTCGGACCTGGCCTACACGCTGAACCAGTTCGCACTGTTCGGCGAGGGGACGTTCGCGGTCACGCCGCAGTTCAGCCTCACGGGCGGGCTGCGCTACTACCATTTCAGCGAGGACAAGGAGCAGATCTTCGACGGGATCTTCGGCAACGACAACAACGGGGTCTCGCTGGTGTCGCAGCCGGGTTCGACCGACGCCAACGGCGTGGCGCCGCGCATCATCGCCAGCTACAAGGTGACGGAGGACGCCAACCTCAACGCGCAGGTCTCGCGCGGCTTCCGGCTCGGCGGGATCAACGATCCCCTCAACGTGCCGTTGTGCACGCCGGCCGACCTGGTCACCTTCGGCGGGCGCGAGACGTGGAAGGACGAGACCGCCTGGAACTATGAGGTGGGCTACAAGTCGCGGGTGCTGAACGGCAACGGCTCGTTCAACGTGTCCGCGTTCTACATGGACATCCGCGATCTGCAGGCGACGGTGACCGCGGGCTCGTGCTCCTCGCGCGTGGTCTTCAACGTGCCGAAGGCGCGCAGCGTGGGCACTGAGGTGGAGTTCGAGATCGCGCCCACACGCAACTTCGACTTCGCGTTCTCGGCCAGCTTCAACGACGCGGAGCTGCGGTCGACCCTGACCTCCACCGACCCGTCTGGCGCGGTCAGCGTCGTCTCGGGGATCGAGGAGGGACGGCGGCTGCCGACGGTGCCGAAGGTTCAGGTCGCGGCGGCGGCGACCTACCAGTTCGAGGTGCGGCCGGGCTCGATGGCGTACCTGACGGGCACGTACCAGCACATCGGCTCGCGCTTCACGCAGGTGGGCGACGAGGAGCTGGGGCGGCTCGACCTGCTGTCGTTCGGGCGGAACACGCTCGGCGCACCGCTGACGGCAAGCGTGTTCAGCTACGATCCGGAGCTGCCGGCGTACGACATCCTCAACCTGCGCGTCGGCCTGCGGCGCCAGGGGTGGGACGTCTCGGCGTACGTCAACAACGTGACGGACGAGCGGGCGCTCCTCTCGTTCGACCGCGAGCGCGGCACGCGCGCGCGGATCGGGTACCTGACGAACCAGCCCCGGACGTTCGGGGTAACGACGCGGTTCGATTTCTAG
- a CDS encoding type II restriction endonuclease, which yields MTSDAAVRTLINRWRNDTGSTYATWFLWEERLKNFRSIRRGLQQVVSEIASGTFGNTYKGSSLETIVGSIAEQRQIFKGADHAFLWKPKLRIPDIYESRENQQAFGRFLDTCCCSSSEADLVDAITTLDGHGIKGLGPAAANLLYFLHPTLIPPFNTAIVNGYNALTGARVKLGRWREYLAMREGILRVNAGHRDLLSNDLGAIAGLLFDLGAKRYAPPPMTDDADARARWEADLEKVREDARARKVIAAGEEGDRTHTEIQAWLRDLGKSLGFDVHVAANDRSRTWHGTRLGDGCLEELPEPLNSAPGCDAVRLIDVLWLERATARVAAAFEVEHSTSIYSGIVRMLDLAVGGGVHGTRELFLVAPDDREADVRAQVSRPAFRMIGEMTVRYLPYSELEANREAIARFGSGLKAIQAISRVVSGPVALA from the coding sequence ATGACGAGCGACGCCGCAGTCCGTACGCTGATAAACCGTTGGCGGAATGATACCGGCAGCACGTACGCGACCTGGTTTCTCTGGGAAGAACGGCTGAAGAACTTCCGATCGATTCGCCGAGGGCTGCAGCAGGTCGTTTCGGAGATCGCCAGCGGCACGTTCGGCAACACTTACAAGGGATCGTCGCTCGAGACGATTGTCGGCTCGATCGCGGAACAACGCCAGATTTTCAAGGGGGCGGATCACGCGTTCCTCTGGAAGCCGAAGCTCCGCATCCCTGACATCTACGAGTCGCGCGAGAACCAGCAGGCGTTCGGACGCTTTCTCGACACGTGCTGCTGCAGCAGCAGCGAAGCGGACCTGGTGGACGCGATCACCACGCTCGACGGCCACGGCATCAAGGGGCTGGGCCCCGCCGCTGCAAACCTGCTGTATTTCCTGCACCCGACGCTGATCCCACCCTTCAACACCGCGATCGTAAACGGCTACAACGCCCTCACCGGGGCGCGGGTGAAGCTCGGACGCTGGCGCGAGTACCTCGCGATGCGCGAGGGGATCCTGCGCGTGAACGCCGGGCACCGCGACCTGCTGTCGAACGATCTCGGCGCGATTGCCGGCTTGCTGTTCGACCTGGGCGCGAAGCGCTACGCCCCGCCGCCGATGACAGACGATGCGGACGCCCGCGCGAGGTGGGAGGCGGACCTGGAAAAAGTGCGCGAGGATGCCCGGGCGCGGAAGGTGATTGCCGCCGGCGAGGAAGGCGATCGCACCCACACCGAGATCCAGGCGTGGTTGCGCGATCTCGGGAAGTCTCTCGGCTTTGATGTCCACGTGGCGGCGAACGACCGATCTCGGACGTGGCACGGCACGCGCCTCGGCGACGGCTGCCTCGAAGAACTTCCCGAACCGCTCAACAGCGCGCCGGGGTGCGACGCCGTCCGCCTCATCGACGTCCTGTGGCTGGAACGCGCGACTGCGCGCGTCGCGGCCGCCTTCGAAGTGGAGCACTCCACCTCCATCTACTCCGGCATCGTCCGCATGCTGGACCTGGCGGTGGGCGGCGGCGTGCACGGCACGCGCGAGCTTTTCCTGGTGGCGCCCGACGATCGCGAAGCGGACGTGCGCGCCCAGGTATCGCGCCCGGCATTCCGGATGATCGGCGAGATGACCGTGCGATACCTGCCCTACAGCGAGCTTGAAGCCAATCGGGAAGCGATTGCGCGGTTTGGGTCCGGGCTGAAAGCGATCCAGGCGATTTCCCGCGTCGTGTCCGGACCGGTCGCACTGGCCTGA